From a single Lolium rigidum isolate FL_2022 chromosome 7, APGP_CSIRO_Lrig_0.1, whole genome shotgun sequence genomic region:
- the LOC124671451 gene encoding uncharacterized protein LOC124671451, which yields MAWVMRQRHLWEPPRAPKLKRRAKERPAPAEPLTAEQERGYRECDVGKKLMRHKWDGLQHKWGGMRPRRIKRPPNMARHRDGAKDGGPKLLAKLAAAQEYFKEPPPGADESMRKGWARTRGLVERMELFARQFLDLGDPKLQLPKGPQNGLLPAPKLDILDVTGRGVDPLASTRLGVRKPLRVDDAKLAPPQGAQKGLRQDSAWEMAGFGTISAGRRNPLENTMLSVQKALRVDDAKLASPPQGPRNPSSSAAARVDVLHDKLGQMTKVLTKVLHEAGVLQVSMKLLRLLCPDVGSSAAAGGALDGNDWGLVEEAIDNLVNQTGEGMQDIVKTVIPKVFSKEVLYDLIMACVGRYPKLLEDDKGKLTTKKYEQYQKQLDLMVNLTTVYDNDPENFPKIMKLMCKIGGCGALPSEVIDDISPGLDLSIMEQLYSGMLELLHNVGQRVPC from the exons ATGGCGTGGGTGATGCGGCAGAGGCACCTGTGGGAGCCGCCGAGGGCGCCGAAGCTGAAGCGGCGCGCGAAGGAGCGGCCTGCCCCGGCGGAGCCGCTCACGGCGGAGCAGGAGCGGGGGTACCGCGAGTGCGACGTGGGCAAGAAGCTGATGCGCCATAAGTGGGACGGGCTGCAGCATAAGTGGGGCGGGATGCGCCCGCGCCGGATCAAGAGGCCGCCCAATATGGCCCGCCACCGCGACGGCGCCAAAGATGGAGGACCCAAACTGCTCGCGAAGCTTGCGGCTGCGCAGGAGTATTTCAAGGAGCCGCCGCCAGGGGCGGACGAGTCGATGCGCAAGGGCTGGGCTCGAACACGCGGTCTGGTGGAGAGGATGGAGCTGTTTGCGCGACAGTTCCTGGACTTGGGCGATCCGAAGCTGCAGCTGCCGAAAGGGCCGCAGAACGGGCTGCTCCCGGCGCCGAAGCTGGACATCTTGGACGTCACGGGTAGAGGAGTTGATCCGCTGGCGAGCACGAGGCTGGGTGTGCGGAAGCCGTTGCGCGTGGACGATGCGAAGCTGGCGCCGCCACAAGGGGCGCAGAAGGGGCTGCGCCAGGACTCAGCGTGGGAGATGGCCGGCTTCGGCACCATCTCGGCTGGACGACGCAATCCGCTGGAGAACACGATGCTGTCCGTGCAAAAGGCGTTGCGTGTGGATGATGCGAAGTTGGCGTCGCCGCCGCAAGGGCCACGGAACCCCAGCTCCAGCGCAGCGGCTAGAGTAGATGTTTTGCATGACAAGTTGGGGCAGATGACCAAAGTACTAACAAAGGTACTCCATGAGGCGGGCGTCCTACAGGTCTCAATGAAGCTCCTGCGGTTGCTATGCCCAGATGTCGGTTCTAGCGCCGCAGCTGGAGGCGCTCTGGATGGGAACGATTGGGGGCTGGTTGAGGAGGCGATAGACAATTTGGTGAATCAGACCGGGGAGGGCATGCAG GACATTGTCAAGACAGTGATACCAAAAGTTTTTTCCAAGGAGGTTCTTTATGACCTCATAATGGCGTGTGTTGGACGATACCCAAAGTTGTTAGAAGATGATAAAGGCAAGTTAACTACAAAAAAATATGAGCAGTACCAGAAGCAGCTTGACCTCATGGTGAACCTTACTACGGTTTATGATAACGATCCTGAGAATTTCCCCAAGATAATGAAACTCATGTGCAAGATCGGAGGATGTGGTGCACTTCCCAGTGAAGTCATTGATGATATATCTCCTGGTCTTGATCTGAGTATCATGGAGCAACT GTATTCTGGGATGCTGGAGCTGCTGCATAATGTTGGGCAGAGAGTCCCCTGTTGA
- the LOC124670203 gene encoding probable pectinesterase 68, whose translation MARALVRVLVLAATAASLLPLSACQAATSCEGTRRGHHQYRQPVGVRRIVVDAAGGGDFLSIQQAVNSVPVNNSVRVIMQINAGTYIEKVVVPASKPYITFEGAGRDTTVVEWHDRAGDRGPDGQLLRTYNTASVTVLSNFFTAKNISFKNTSPAPMPGMEGWQAVAFRISGDKAFFFGCGFYGAQDTLCDDAGRHYFRDCYIEGSIDFIFGNGRSLYKDCELHSTAQRFGSVAAHGRRGPCERTGFAFVNCRVTGTGMLYVGRAMGQYSRIVYAYTYFDNVIAPGGWDDWDHASNKSMTAFFGMYKNWGPGADAVHGVPWARELDYFTARPFLGKSFVNGFHWLSPDA comes from the exons ATGGCTCGCGCGCTAGTGCGAGTGCTGGtgctggcggcgacggcggcgagcctCCTGCCGCTGTCGGCGTGCCAGGCGGCGACGTCGTGCGAGGGGACGAGGCGCGGGCACCACCAGTACCGGCAGCCGGTGGGCGTGCGGCGGATCGTGGTGgacgcggcgggcggcggcgacttCCTCTCCATCCAGCAGGCCGTGAACTCCGTTCCGGTGAACAACAGCGTGCGCGTCATCATGCAGATCAACGCCGGCACCTACAT AGAGAAGGTGGTGGTGCCGGCGTCGAAGCCGTACATCACGTTCGAGGGCGCCGGGCGCGACACGACGGTGGTGGAGTGGCACGACAGGGCGGGCGACCGCGGCCCCGACGGGCAGCTGCTGCGCACCTACAACACCGCCTCCGTAACCGTCCTCTCAAACTTTTTCACCGCTAAGAACATCAGCTTCAAG AACACATCTCCAGCACCAATGCCCGGCATGGAAGGGTGGCAGGCGGTGGCGTTCCGCATCTCCGGCGACAAAGCCTTCTTCTTCGGCTGCGGCTTCTACGGCGCGCAGGACACGCTGTGCGACGACGCCGGCCGGCACTACTTCCGCGACTGCTACATCGAgggctccatcgacttcatcttcGGCAACGGACGCTCCCTCTACAAG GACTGCGAGCTGCACTCGACGGCGCAGCGGTTCGGGTCGGTGGCGGCGCACGGTCGTCGCGGGCCGTGCGAGCGCACCGGCTTCGCCTTCGTCAACTGCCGGGTGACCGGCACGGGGATGCTCTACGTCGGGCGAGCCATGGGGCAGTACTCGCGAATCGTCTACGCCTACACCTACTTCGACAACGTCATCGCGCCCGGCGGATGGGACGACTGGGACCACGCCAGCAACAAGAGCAT GACGGCCTTCTTCGGGATGTACAAGAACTGGGGCCCCGGTGCAGATGCCGTGCACGGAGTGCCGTGGGCGCGGGAGCTCGACTACTTCACCGCCCGACCATTTCTCGGCAAGAGCTTCGTCAACGGATTCCACTGGCTCTCACCGGATGCCTGA
- the LOC124677782 gene encoding protein TRIGALACTOSYLDIACYLGLYCEROL 1, chloroplastic-like — translation MSSTAAFLLRPTSATTNPLLQLSSANSSPKSHLLRLHSPRRRLPLPRLSLTPPAAATGGSAPSPSPPSPSPPPPPPLFSNWSPPRAIWRGLSALLLAGQVFHRILTGRIHRRNLLAQLRRVGPGSAGVSLLTAAFVGMAFTIQFVREFTRLGLHRSVGGVLALALARELTPVVTAVVAAGRVGSAFAAELGTMQVSEQTDTLRVLGAQPIDYLVVPRVLACVLALPVLTLISFALGLASSAFLADAVFGVSTSIILESARKALRPWDLISSLIKSQVFGAIIAVVSCAWGVTTHGGAKGVGESTTSAVVISLVGIFIADFALSCLFFQAGAGDSLKHAMG, via the coding sequence atgtcgtcgaccgccgccttcctcctccgccccacctccgccacGACCAACCCTCTCCTCCAACTTTCCAGCGCCAACTCCAGCCCCAAATcccacctcctccgcctccactcgCCACGCCGCCGCCTGCCCCTTCCCCGTCTCTCCCTcacgccccccgccgccgccaccggcggtTCCGCCCCCTCGCCGTCCCCTCCGTCTCCATCCCCCCCACCTCCACCCCCTCTCTTCTCCAACTGGTCCCCGCCGCGCGCGATCTGGCGGGGGCTCTCCGCGCTGCTCCTGGCAGGCCAGGTCTTCCACCGCATCCTCACGGGCCGCATCCACCGCCGCAACCTCCTGGCGCAGCTGCGCCGCGTGGGGCCCGGGAGCGCGGGGGTGTCGCTCCTGACCGCCGCGTTCGTCGGCATGGCCTTCACCATCCAGTTCGTGCGCGAGTTCACCCGCCTGGGCCTGCACCGCTCCGTCGGCGGCGTGCTCGCCCTGGCGCTCGCGCGCGAGCTCACGcccgtcgtcaccgccgtcgtcgccgcgggGCGGGTCGGGTCGGCCTTCGCGGCGGAGCTCGGCACCATGCAGGTGTCCGAGCAGACCGACACGCTCCGCGTCCTCGGCGCGCAGCCCATCGACTACCTCGTCGTGCCCCGCGTCCTCGCCTGCGTGCTCGCGCTCCCCGTCCTCACCCTCATCAGCTTCGCCCTCGGCCTCGCCTCCTCCGCGTTCCTGGCCGACGCCGTCTTCGGCGTCAGCACCAGCATCATCCTCGAGTCGGCTCGCAAGGCGCTAAGGCCGTGGGACTTGATCAGCTCCCTGATAAAATCTCAGGTGTTCGGGGCCATTATAGCGGTGGTCAGCTGCGCTTGGGGCGTCACGACCCATGGGGGAGCAAAGGGAGTCGGCGAGTCCACAACGTCCGCAGTGGTCATTTCACTAGTTGGAATTTTCATTGCGGACTTcgctctctcctgcctcttcttccAGGCTGGTGCTGGTGATTCGCTCAAGCATGCCATGGGTTAA
- the LOC124671453 gene encoding acyl-acyl carrier protein thioesterase TE3, chloroplastic-like, with the protein MYHQIWRLVPNAHSPLPPIRAGAARTGWQAARPAALRRPVLGSAAARGVCRTLAVSAQSASLEAGLREGKFFEVEMKVRDYELDQYGVVNNAIYGSYCQHGRHELLESVGLSADAVARSGDSLALSEMQLKYFAPLRSGDKFVVKVRLASIKGIRMIFEHCIEKLPNRELIVEATATAVCLNKDYRPTRISPEFLSRLQGSSSKGSNG; encoded by the exons ATGTACCACCAGATTTGGCGCCTCGTCCCCAACGCCCACTCGCCGCTCCCGCCGATCCGCGCCGGAGCAGCAAGGACCGGCTGGCAGGCGGCCCGCCCTGCAGCGCTGCGCCGGCCGGTGCTCGGCTCCGCCGCTGCACGAGGCGTATGCCGCACCCTCGCCGTCTCCGCCCAGTCcgccagcctcgaagccggcctgAG GGAGGGTAAGTTCTTCGAAGTGGAGATGAAGGTGCGCGACTATGAACTCGACCAGTATGGAGTTGTCAACAATGCTATATATggtagctactgccaacatg GTCGTCATGAGCTACTTGAGAGCGTAGGACTAAGTGCAGATGCAGTAGCACGCAGCGGTGATTCTCTGGCCCTCTCTGAGATGCAACTCAAGTACTTCGCGCCTTTGAGA AGTGGTGATAAATTTGTGGTCAAGGTGAGGCTTGCAAGCATCAAAGGTATACGGATGATATTCGAGCACTGCATTGAGAAGCTGCCTAACCGTGAG TTGATTGTGGAAGCAACGGCAACAGCTGTTTGTCTCAACAAGGACTACCGACCTACCCGTATATCTCCGGAGTTCCTGTCCAGGCTACAGGGCTCTTCTTCCAAGGGCAGCAATGGTTAA
- the LOC124671454 gene encoding acyl-acyl carrier protein thioesterase ATL4, chloroplastic-like has protein sequence MQQIGSIAPLANKQFPQHLRQVYNAGGGRSKYGHLVMPHGQAYLHQHQVKVAPRASGRLPAVTTVNTNQDSNMRKYGYFEVEMKVNDIELDEFGVVNAAIYISYIRNGLSKLLESVGISVDSMTSQGNALAYSEVQLKYIAPLRIGDRFVVKVKPTQIRGVRVIVEHKIETLPDHKLVLEAKGTIVCLDKDYHPTRIFPEVSAKFLQFFTSKDE, from the exons ATGCAGCAAATAGGCTCCATTGCTCCTCTTGCCAACAAACAGTTCCCTCAGCATCTGCGTCAGGTATACAATGCAGGTGGAGGAAGATCCAAGTACGGCCACCTTGTAATGCCCCATGGCCAGGCATACCTCCACCAGCACCAGGTTAAGGTTGCTCCTAGAGCATCAGGCCGCCTACCAGCTGTCACTACTGTCAACACAAACCAGGATTCCAATATGAG GAAGTACGGATATTTCGAAGTTGAGATGAAAGTCAATGACATCGAACTTGACGAATTTGGTGTAGTCAATGCTGCTATCTACATTAGTTACATTCGAAATG GTCTTAGCAAGCTACTTGAAAGCGTTGGAATTAGTGTAGACTCAATGACATCCCAAGGCAACGCACTCGCTTATTCAGAAGTACAGCTTAAGTACATTGCACCTTTAAGG ATTGGTGACAGATTTGTTGTCAAGGTGAAGCCCACGCAAATCAGAGGTGTAAGAGTGATAGTTGAGCACAAAATTGAGACACTGCCAGATCATAAG CTCGTACTGGAAGCCAAAGGAACCATCGTTTGCCTTGACAAAGACTATCATCCAACTCGCATATTCCCAGAGGTGTCAGCAAAATTCCTGCAGTTCTTCACGTCCAAGGATGAGTAA